The Congregibacter litoralis KT71 genome contains a region encoding:
- the panB gene encoding 3-methyl-2-oxobutanoate hydroxymethyltransferase, whose product MAKKVTISTLDKMKAAGEKFVCITAYDATFARLVSEAGAETILVGDSLGMVLQGHDSTIPVTIQDMEYHTRSVNRAAPHSLVIADLPFMTYSDSTQAMTNATRLMQAGAQMVKMEGGVWLSDTISALVERGIPVCAHLGLTPQSVNAFGGYRVQGRTPKEAKSILADAVEIQDAGASLLVLECIPAELASDISAKLDIPVIGIGAGAGTDAQVLVMHDLLGLSDHQPRFVENFMAGAGNVQDALKAFVTSVKDGSYPREEHSYT is encoded by the coding sequence ATGGCTAAGAAAGTAACCATCAGTACTCTCGACAAGATGAAGGCCGCAGGCGAAAAGTTTGTGTGTATCACGGCTTATGATGCGACCTTTGCGCGCCTGGTCAGCGAGGCCGGTGCAGAGACCATTCTCGTGGGAGACTCTCTGGGCATGGTGCTTCAGGGACACGACAGCACGATCCCCGTGACCATTCAGGATATGGAATACCACACGCGCTCCGTGAACCGCGCTGCGCCCCACTCTCTGGTCATCGCCGACCTGCCGTTTATGACCTACAGCGACAGCACCCAGGCCATGACCAACGCCACGCGGCTTATGCAGGCGGGGGCTCAGATGGTAAAGATGGAGGGCGGTGTCTGGCTCAGCGATACCATTAGCGCTCTAGTCGAACGGGGCATCCCGGTCTGCGCTCACCTGGGCCTCACCCCCCAGTCTGTAAATGCCTTCGGTGGTTATCGTGTGCAGGGCCGAACACCCAAGGAAGCAAAGTCTATTCTTGCCGACGCCGTCGAGATTCAGGACGCCGGGGCGAGCCTCCTGGTGCTGGAGTGCATCCCGGCGGAGCTGGCGAGCGACATCTCGGCAAAGCTCGATATCCCGGTCATCGGTATTGGTGCCGGCGCCGGTACCGATGCGCAGGTTCTGGTCATGCATGATCTACTGGGCCTGTCGGATCACCAGCCCCGCTTTGTAGAGAACTTCATGGCCGGCGCTGGCAATGTCCAGGATGCGCTCAAGGCGTTCGTAACATCCGTCAAAGATGGTAGCTACCCCCGCGAGGAACACAGCTACACATAG
- the panC gene encoding pantoate--beta-alanine ligase — protein sequence MLIVDSKTGLQHALQRHRLSQESIAFVPTMGNLHEGHLELVRRARQLGDIVVVSIFVNPMQFGVNEDLDAYPRTLSADREKLFAEGVNYLFVPSDEDVYPDGLSAQTVVRVPDLSETLCGSNRPGHFDGVATVVSKLFNMVQPQVALFGEKDFQQLSIIRKMVEDLCMPVDIVGVPTVRADDGLALSSRNGYLSLSQRSIAPLLHKTLLDCRDAIACGFDNFLQIESHARMQLLQAGFVPDYFAIRDARTLQAVGENTEEIAILAAARLGGTRLIDNVRLTLNPVSDWGMLATP from the coding sequence ATGCTGATAGTAGACAGCAAGACAGGACTGCAGCACGCGCTGCAGCGTCACCGCCTTTCCCAGGAAAGCATCGCCTTTGTGCCCACCATGGGCAATCTCCATGAGGGACACCTGGAACTGGTGCGCCGCGCGAGGCAGCTTGGTGATATTGTGGTGGTCAGCATATTTGTCAATCCCATGCAGTTCGGTGTCAATGAGGACCTCGACGCCTACCCCAGGACCTTGAGTGCAGACCGTGAAAAGCTCTTTGCCGAAGGGGTCAATTATCTCTTTGTTCCCTCAGACGAGGATGTTTATCCCGATGGCCTGAGCGCGCAGACCGTGGTCCGGGTGCCGGATCTCTCCGAAACCCTTTGCGGTAGTAACCGTCCGGGACACTTTGACGGCGTCGCCACCGTGGTCAGCAAGCTCTTTAATATGGTTCAGCCCCAGGTCGCTCTTTTCGGAGAAAAAGACTTTCAGCAGCTGTCCATCATCCGAAAAATGGTTGAGGACCTGTGCATGCCCGTCGACATCGTAGGGGTGCCTACGGTGCGTGCGGATGACGGGCTCGCCCTGAGCTCCCGCAATGGCTATCTCAGCCTGTCTCAACGCAGCATAGCGCCTTTGCTGCATAAAACGCTTTTGGACTGTAGGGATGCCATCGCCTGCGGCTTCGATAATTTCCTTCAGATCGAATCCCATGCGCGCATGCAATTGCTGCAGGCCGGCTTTGTCCCGGACTATTTCGCGATCCGCGACGCCCGCACCCTCCAGGCCGTGGGAGAAAACACCGAGGAGATTGCGATCCTCGCTGCGGCCCGTCTCGGCGGCACCCGGCTCATCGACAATGTGCGACTGACCTTAAACCCCGTATCTGACTGGGGCATGCTCGCGACCCCCTGA
- the acs gene encoding acetate--CoA ligase codes for MSHHFPTHPIPAGFEDAHIQPADYKAMYERSLSDRDGFFADMATEFLTWDKPWDSVCSFDFVKGDASWFAGGKLNVSVNCIDRHLPARADQTAIIWEGDNPEDSRAITYAELKDETCRLANALRARGVGKGDRVCLYMPMVPEAAIAMLACTRIGAVHTIVFGGFSPEALKDRIQSAECSAVITSDEGLRGGKTVPLKVNVDKSLVDCTSVSTCIVVRRTGAEVPMDEGRDVYYDDITAEQSTDCEPESMDAEDPLFILYTSGSTGKPKGVLHTTAGYLLQASMSFKYVFDYREGEVYWCTADVGWVTGHSYIVYGPLANGATTLMFEGVPTYPDAGRCWDVVDKHQVSIFYTAPTAIRALQGKGDAYVTRSSRSSLRILGTVGEPINPEAWEWYFHVVGDERCPIVDTWWQTETGAHMITPLPGATPMKGGAASVPFFGVEPVLLAEDGSEIEGVGSGYLAIKSSWPSQIRSVYGDHQRMVDTYFSNYPGYYFTGDGATRDEDGYYWITGRVDDVLNVSGHRMGTAEVESAVVLHDSIAEAAVVGFPHDIKGQGIYCYVTPMEGVETTDALKAELIQLCVEEIGPIAKPDVIQWAPGLPKTRSGKIMRRILRKIAENELDSLGDTSTLADPGVVDELIKNRAG; via the coding sequence ATGTCTCACCATTTCCCTACGCATCCCATCCCCGCGGGTTTTGAAGACGCGCACATTCAACCCGCAGACTACAAGGCCATGTATGAGCGCTCCCTGAGCGATCGCGACGGCTTCTTCGCGGACATGGCCACAGAGTTCCTGACCTGGGATAAGCCCTGGGACTCCGTATGCTCCTTCGACTTTGTGAAAGGCGACGCCAGTTGGTTCGCTGGCGGCAAACTCAACGTCAGCGTCAACTGCATCGACCGTCATCTCCCGGCGCGGGCGGATCAGACAGCGATAATCTGGGAGGGTGACAACCCCGAGGACAGTCGGGCAATCACCTATGCAGAACTCAAGGACGAGACCTGCCGTTTAGCGAACGCCCTCCGTGCCCGTGGTGTGGGCAAGGGCGATCGCGTCTGCCTGTATATGCCCATGGTGCCCGAAGCCGCTATCGCCATGCTGGCCTGCACCCGAATCGGCGCGGTACACACCATCGTGTTCGGCGGTTTCTCCCCCGAGGCCCTGAAAGACCGTATTCAGTCCGCCGAGTGCTCTGCGGTCATCACCAGCGACGAAGGACTCCGCGGTGGAAAGACCGTGCCCCTCAAGGTCAATGTCGACAAGAGCCTCGTCGACTGCACCAGCGTGAGCACCTGCATTGTGGTGCGACGCACAGGAGCAGAGGTGCCTATGGATGAGGGTCGCGATGTGTACTACGACGACATCACCGCAGAGCAAAGCACGGACTGCGAACCCGAGTCCATGGATGCCGAAGATCCACTATTCATACTCTACACCTCGGGCTCCACGGGCAAACCCAAGGGCGTACTTCACACCACGGCGGGCTATCTCCTCCAGGCGAGCATGAGTTTTAAATACGTGTTCGATTATCGCGAAGGCGAGGTTTACTGGTGCACGGCAGACGTGGGCTGGGTTACGGGGCACTCCTACATCGTCTATGGCCCCCTGGCCAATGGCGCAACGACGCTGATGTTTGAGGGCGTACCGACTTACCCTGATGCGGGTCGTTGCTGGGATGTCGTGGACAAGCATCAGGTCTCTATTTTTTATACGGCGCCCACGGCGATCCGGGCGCTCCAGGGTAAAGGCGACGCTTATGTGACGCGTTCATCGCGAAGCAGTCTGCGCATCCTCGGTACCGTGGGAGAACCCATCAATCCCGAAGCCTGGGAATGGTACTTTCATGTTGTGGGAGACGAACGCTGCCCTATTGTCGACACCTGGTGGCAGACGGAAACCGGGGCCCATATGATCACCCCCCTGCCCGGTGCGACCCCCATGAAAGGGGGCGCTGCATCGGTGCCGTTCTTTGGTGTTGAGCCCGTATTACTGGCGGAGGACGGCAGTGAAATAGAAGGCGTCGGATCCGGCTATCTGGCCATCAAATCCTCCTGGCCCAGCCAGATACGTTCAGTCTACGGCGACCACCAGCGCATGGTAGACACCTATTTTTCCAACTATCCCGGCTACTACTTCACCGGTGACGGTGCCACCCGAGATGAAGATGGCTACTACTGGATTACCGGACGCGTAGATGACGTACTTAATGTTTCAGGACATCGCATGGGTACGGCGGAGGTAGAAAGTGCCGTGGTACTACATGACAGTATCGCCGAGGCCGCGGTCGTGGGCTTTCCCCATGACATCAAGGGACAGGGAATTTACTGCTACGTGACACCTATGGAAGGTGTTGAGACCACCGATGCGCTCAAAGCGGAACTGATTCAGCTGTGTGTGGAAGAAATAGGCCCCATTGCCAAGCCAGACGTCATTCAGTGGGCGCCGGGGCTCCCCAAAACCCGTTCGGGCAAAATCATGCGGCGTATCCTGCGCAAGATTGCCGAGAATGAATTGGACAGCCTTGGGGACACGTCCACGCTCGCTGATCCCGGCGTTGTGGATGAGCTGATAAAAAACCGCGCGGGCTAG
- a CDS encoding glycosyltransferase family 2 protein, with the protein MRLSLCMIVKDEAFFIEECLAAAAPHVDEIVVVDTGSTDGTRDIAARYADTLLDFEWIENFSAARNAGLAAATGDWILVLDADERIAAEDYPRLREAMATTAFDGFYLTTRNYTSNTTRSDFILATPDDSMSRGYAGYALHPIMKLFRARDDIRYEGGVHEIVDGSIVDSRRGTLDAIIHHYGEANPERPKKDRALRYLSMMENEPYFKEDGRLLSMAGSAAMYFAEDYAKANRYLRRAAELGYEPSRSLEGAAEAAYRHGNYGEAQDLYRRLYDDGQRTTSLCLNLANLAVRSGDKPRAASLLEECLALGGMGPQTDETIRRNIEFLKN; encoded by the coding sequence ATGCGACTATCCCTGTGCATGATCGTCAAGGACGAGGCCTTCTTTATTGAGGAGTGTCTCGCCGCCGCCGCACCTCACGTGGATGAGATCGTCGTAGTGGACACCGGGTCCACCGACGGCACCCGCGACATTGCTGCGCGCTATGCGGATACCCTGCTGGACTTTGAATGGATTGAAAACTTCTCTGCCGCGCGCAATGCGGGTCTCGCCGCTGCGACGGGAGACTGGATCCTGGTGCTCGATGCCGATGAGCGCATCGCCGCCGAGGACTATCCCAGGCTTAGAGAGGCCATGGCAACCACAGCGTTTGACGGTTTCTATCTGACCACCCGTAATTACACGTCTAACACTACGCGGAGTGATTTTATTTTAGCGACGCCGGACGACTCTATGTCTCGTGGCTATGCCGGCTATGCTCTTCACCCGATAATGAAGCTTTTCCGAGCCCGGGACGATATCCGTTATGAGGGAGGTGTTCATGAAATCGTCGATGGCTCGATTGTGGATTCACGGCGCGGGACCCTCGACGCCATCATTCATCATTATGGCGAAGCTAACCCCGAAAGGCCTAAAAAGGATCGAGCTCTCCGCTACCTCTCTATGATGGAAAACGAGCCGTACTTTAAGGAAGACGGTCGCTTGCTTTCCATGGCGGGTTCAGCAGCTATGTACTTTGCAGAGGATTACGCCAAGGCTAACCGTTATCTTCGGCGCGCCGCAGAGCTGGGTTATGAGCCGTCACGCAGTCTTGAGGGTGCCGCCGAGGCCGCTTATCGGCATGGTAACTATGGCGAAGCCCAGGACCTGTACCGGCGTCTCTACGATGACGGGCAGCGCACGACTTCCCTCTGCCTCAACCTTGCCAATTTGGCGGTACGCAGTGGTGATAAACCCAGAGCCGCGAGTTTATTGGAAGAGTGTCTGGCCCTCGGGGGTATGGGGCCTCAGACCGATGAGACAATCCGACGAAACATCGAGTTTCTCAAGAACTAG
- the pnp gene encoding polyribonucleotide nucleotidyltransferase: MNPVTKTFQYGGHTVTLETGRIARQATGAVLVTVENTSVLVTVVAEKTAREGRDFFPLAVHYIEKAYSVGKIPGGFFKREARPSEKETLTSRLIDRPIRPLFADGFMNEVQVICTVMSADKHIDPDIPAMIGTSAALAISGCPFNGPIGAARVGFNESEGYILNPTYDQLPNSKLEMVVAGTQDAVLMVESQADQLTEDQMLGAVLFAHQEMQVVIKAVQELAAEAGKPSWDWQAPATDEALLSAVTDKVKGDLGEAYRITDKAERYARVGEIRDACVAELATEDGPSADLVKDYFKKVEKALVRNRIIAGEPRIDGRDTRTVRQIACEVDILSKAHGSALFTRGETQAIGAVTLGSTRDAQIIDALEGERRDPFMLHYNFPPYSVGEAGRVGFTSRREIGHGRLARRGLAAVLPDLEEFPYTIRVVSEITESNGSSSMASVCVGSLAMMTAGVPLKAPVAGIAMGLVKEGNQFAVLTDILGDEDHLGDMDFKVAGTANGVTALQMDIKIEGITEQIMEIALEQAMQARLHILGQMNAVLDAPREVTSENAPSMVTLKVDADKIRDIIGKGGAMIRSITEQSGATVDIEDDGTVRVFGQDQASRDKAVALIEEITAEAEVGAIYTGKVERIVDFGAFVNILPGKDGLLHISQIANERVENVSDHLKEGEEVRVKVLDVDQRGRIKLSIKELLEDEAPAESAGDE; the protein is encoded by the coding sequence GTGAACCCAGTTACTAAAACCTTTCAGTATGGCGGCCATACCGTCACGCTGGAAACAGGCCGTATTGCCCGTCAGGCGACCGGCGCAGTTCTTGTTACCGTAGAAAATACCAGTGTTCTGGTGACCGTTGTTGCCGAGAAAACCGCCCGCGAAGGCCGGGACTTTTTCCCTCTGGCCGTGCACTACATCGAGAAAGCCTACTCCGTGGGTAAAATCCCCGGTGGTTTTTTCAAGCGCGAAGCCCGTCCCAGTGAGAAAGAGACGCTGACTTCACGGCTGATTGATCGTCCGATTCGTCCCCTGTTTGCCGATGGTTTCATGAATGAAGTGCAGGTCATCTGCACCGTGATGTCTGCCGACAAGCACATCGATCCCGATATTCCCGCCATGATCGGCACCTCCGCCGCGCTGGCCATTTCCGGTTGCCCCTTCAATGGGCCCATCGGTGCCGCACGCGTTGGCTTTAATGAGTCTGAAGGTTACATCCTGAACCCGACCTATGATCAGCTTCCGAACAGCAAGTTGGAGATGGTTGTTGCCGGTACGCAGGATGCCGTGCTCATGGTGGAGTCCCAGGCAGATCAGCTGACAGAAGATCAGATGCTGGGCGCGGTTCTGTTCGCCCATCAGGAAATGCAGGTGGTGATCAAGGCGGTACAGGAACTCGCAGCCGAAGCTGGCAAGCCCAGCTGGGACTGGCAGGCACCTGCCACGGACGAGGCCCTGCTCTCTGCGGTTACGGACAAGGTCAAGGGTGACCTGGGTGAGGCTTACCGCATCACCGATAAAGCAGAGCGCTACGCGCGCGTTGGCGAGATTCGCGATGCCTGTGTGGCCGAGCTGGCCACGGAAGACGGTCCCAGTGCCGATCTGGTGAAGGACTACTTCAAGAAAGTCGAAAAGGCCCTGGTGCGAAATCGCATCATTGCCGGTGAGCCGCGTATCGACGGTCGGGATACCCGCACGGTGCGTCAAATTGCCTGTGAGGTCGATATTCTGTCCAAGGCGCACGGTTCCGCCCTGTTTACCCGTGGTGAGACTCAGGCCATTGGCGCGGTTACCCTGGGTTCGACCCGTGATGCGCAGATTATCGATGCGCTGGAAGGCGAGCGTCGCGACCCCTTCATGCTGCATTACAACTTTCCTCCCTATTCCGTGGGCGAAGCCGGACGTGTGGGCTTTACCAGCCGTCGGGAAATTGGTCACGGTCGCCTGGCCCGTCGTGGTCTTGCGGCGGTGCTGCCGGATCTTGAGGAGTTTCCCTACACGATTCGCGTTGTGTCGGAGATTACGGAATCCAACGGCTCCAGCTCCATGGCGTCTGTTTGCGTGGGATCCCTGGCCATGATGACGGCCGGTGTGCCCCTCAAGGCGCCCGTTGCCGGGATCGCCATGGGCCTGGTGAAAGAAGGCAATCAGTTTGCAGTTCTCACGGATATTCTCGGTGACGAGGATCATCTTGGCGACATGGATTTCAAGGTTGCCGGTACTGCCAACGGTGTTACCGCGCTGCAGATGGATATCAAGATCGAAGGTATCACCGAGCAGATCATGGAGATTGCTCTGGAGCAGGCCATGCAGGCCCGTTTGCATATCCTGGGTCAGATGAACGCAGTGCTTGATGCGCCGCGGGAAGTGACTTCAGAGAATGCGCCGAGCATGGTGACCCTGAAGGTGGATGCGGACAAGATCCGTGACATCATCGGCAAGGGTGGCGCGATGATTCGGTCCATTACCGAGCAATCGGGTGCGACCGTCGATATTGAAGACGATGGCACGGTGCGTGTCTTTGGTCAGGATCAGGCGTCCCGGGATAAAGCCGTAGCACTGATCGAAGAGATCACGGCCGAGGCGGAAGTCGGTGCGATTTACACCGGTAAGGTCGAGCGAATCGTCGACTTTGGTGCCTTCGTGAACATCCTCCCGGGTAAGGATGGACTGCTGCACATTTCGCAGATTGCCAACGAGCGGGTCGAGAATGTGTCAGATCACCTGAAAGAAGGCGAGGAAGTTCGCGTTAAGGTTCTGGATGTGGATCAGCGCGGTCGTATCAAGCTGTCTATCAAGGAGCTTCTTGAAGACGAAGCGCCTGCGGAGTCTGCCGGCGACGAGTAA
- the rpsO gene encoding 30S ribosomal protein S15 produces the protein MALNAERKAEIVRDYQQSEGDTGSPEVQVALLTANIEQLRDHFESHKQDHHSRRGLIRMVNQRRNLLDYLKRKDSARYAELIKRLGLRR, from the coding sequence ATGGCTTTAAACGCAGAACGTAAAGCGGAAATCGTCCGTGATTATCAGCAAAGCGAAGGCGACACCGGTTCTCCGGAAGTACAGGTAGCTCTGCTCACCGCAAACATTGAGCAGCTTCGCGATCACTTCGAGTCCCATAAGCAGGATCATCATTCGCGCCGGGGACTTATCCGCATGGTCAACCAGCGGCGGAATCTGCTGGATTACCTCAAGCGAAAAGATTCAGCGCGCTACGCTGAACTGATCAAGCGACTCGGCCTACGTCGATAA
- the truB gene encoding tRNA pseudouridine(55) synthase TruB, with product MARRRRGRAVSGILLLDKPLGMSSNQALQRCKWLFSAAKAGHTGSLDPLATGVLPLCFGEATKFSQYLLDAEKGYESTFCLGQSTETGDAEGETVGEADAGHLDKATIEEALNAFRGAIEQLPPMYSAIKRDGKPLYKLARAGIEVERQPRAVTVKSLELLAFRPGARAEADVRILCSKGTYVRSLAMDLGERLGVGGHVSALRRIKAGPFALDQCVTMGTLEALHEHKDLAGMDALLQPTDTAVAHMPLLKLPESSGFYLRQGQPVLVPNAPCDGMVRVALETGEFLGLGEILDDGRVAPRRLVVSGG from the coding sequence ATGGCGCGACGGCGCCGTGGTCGAGCAGTCTCCGGCATTCTTCTTCTCGATAAACCCCTGGGCATGAGCTCCAATCAGGCCCTGCAGCGCTGTAAGTGGCTGTTTTCGGCGGCGAAGGCGGGGCACACGGGGAGTCTCGATCCCCTCGCCACCGGTGTTTTACCGCTCTGCTTTGGCGAGGCCACCAAGTTTTCCCAGTACCTCCTGGATGCGGAGAAGGGCTACGAGAGCACTTTCTGCCTTGGCCAAAGCACAGAGACCGGGGACGCCGAAGGCGAGACCGTAGGGGAAGCTGATGCCGGGCACCTCGACAAAGCGACGATCGAGGAGGCCTTGAATGCCTTTCGCGGTGCTATTGAGCAGCTGCCGCCCATGTACTCGGCCATCAAGCGTGATGGTAAACCGCTCTACAAATTAGCCCGGGCGGGGATTGAGGTAGAGCGGCAGCCACGCGCCGTGACCGTAAAGTCCCTGGAGCTTCTGGCATTCCGTCCCGGTGCGCGGGCCGAGGCGGATGTGCGCATCTTATGCAGCAAGGGTACCTATGTGCGCTCTCTGGCCATGGATCTTGGCGAACGGCTGGGCGTGGGCGGCCATGTATCAGCATTGCGGCGAATCAAGGCGGGTCCTTTTGCCCTGGACCAGTGCGTAACTATGGGTACGCTGGAAGCCTTACATGAGCACAAGGATCTGGCGGGGATGGACGCACTCCTGCAGCCCACAGATACGGCAGTGGCTCACATGCCCCTGCTGAAACTGCCCGAATCCAGTGGGTTTTACCTGCGGCAGGGTCAGCCGGTGCTAGTGCCAAATGCGCCCTGTGATGGTATGGTGCGCGTCGCTTTGGAGACCGGTGAGTTTCTGGGGCTTGGAGAAATTCTGGACGACGGGCGCGTTGCGCCCCGTCGACTGGTTGTCAGCGGTGGATAA
- the rbfA gene encoding 30S ribosome-binding factor RbfA, protein MAKEFSRTERVGDYLRRELALIIQREVRDPRLGMVSITAVDVSRDISHARVHFTLLGSDTAEEAKPCTDVLNNAAGFLRSALARDASMRSVPKLRFVFDSSVGRGRDLEALIHRARTADDRRYADLPDPVDAADESDTSGPSGVN, encoded by the coding sequence ATGGCCAAAGAGTTTAGTCGCACCGAGCGCGTAGGTGATTACCTGCGCCGCGAGCTTGCGTTGATCATTCAGCGGGAAGTGCGCGACCCCCGCCTTGGCATGGTGAGCATTACCGCCGTGGATGTCAGTCGGGATATCTCCCATGCCCGGGTGCACTTTACCTTGCTGGGCTCTGATACGGCCGAGGAGGCAAAACCCTGCACCGACGTGCTCAACAACGCGGCGGGTTTTCTGCGCTCAGCCCTTGCCCGGGATGCCTCCATGCGCAGCGTACCCAAGCTGCGCTTTGTGTTTGACAGCAGTGTGGGTAGGGGCAGGGATCTCGAGGCACTTATCCATCGTGCCCGCACGGCCGATGATCGCCGTTACGCGGATCTCCCCGACCCTGTCGACGCCGCTGACGAGTCCGACACTAGCGGTCCGAGCGGAGTCAACTGA